From Streptomyces yatensis, one genomic window encodes:
- the rocD gene encoding ornithine--oxo-acid transaminase encodes MGPGRSAERAIAAAEAHGAHNYHPLPVVVASAEGAWMTDVEGRRYLDLLAGYSALNFGHRNRRLIEAAKAQLDRVTLTSRAFHHDRFGAFCSELAELCGMEMVLPMNTGAEAMETAIKTARKWGYRIKGVPDGRARIIAARDNFHGRTTTLISCSTDPEARADHGPFTPGFSIVPYGELAAMEAALDAAPEETVAVLLEPVQGEAGVVVPPPGYLAGVRELTRERNVLFIADEIQSGLGRTGTTFACEHEGVVPDVYVLGKALGGGVVPVSAVVSSREVLGVHRPGEHGSTFGGSPLACAIALEVIAMVRTGEFQRRSATLGELLHRELGLLVGRGVERVRGRGLWAGVDIHPSRGTGRQISERLMDRGVLVKDTHGATIRIAPPLVISEEDLEWALDQLRAVLAE; translated from the coding sequence ATGGGACCGGGACGCTCCGCGGAGCGGGCCATCGCCGCCGCCGAGGCCCATGGCGCGCACAATTACCATCCGCTGCCGGTCGTCGTCGCGTCCGCCGAAGGCGCCTGGATGACCGATGTCGAGGGCCGCCGCTATCTCGACCTGCTCGCCGGATACTCGGCACTCAACTTCGGACATCGCAACCGACGGCTGATCGAGGCCGCCAAGGCGCAGCTGGACCGGGTCACCCTCACCTCCCGCGCGTTCCACCACGACCGCTTCGGCGCCTTCTGCTCCGAGCTGGCCGAGCTGTGCGGCATGGAGATGGTGCTGCCCATGAACACGGGGGCGGAGGCGATGGAGACGGCCATCAAGACCGCCCGCAAATGGGGCTACCGGATCAAGGGCGTACCGGACGGCCGGGCCAGGATCATCGCCGCCAGGGACAACTTCCACGGCCGGACGACCACCCTCATCAGCTGCTCCACCGATCCGGAAGCCCGTGCCGACCACGGCCCCTTCACCCCCGGGTTCTCGATCGTGCCGTACGGGGAGCTGGCGGCCATGGAGGCGGCGCTCGACGCCGCGCCCGAGGAGACGGTCGCCGTGCTGCTGGAGCCGGTCCAGGGCGAGGCCGGGGTGGTGGTACCGCCGCCCGGCTATCTGGCCGGGGTCCGGGAGCTGACCCGGGAGCGGAATGTGCTGTTCATCGCCGATGAGATCCAGTCGGGCCTCGGGCGCACCGGCACCACCTTCGCCTGTGAGCACGAGGGGGTGGTCCCCGATGTCTATGTGCTGGGCAAGGCGCTGGGCGGCGGGGTGGTACCGGTGTCGGCGGTGGTGTCCTCCCGCGAGGTGCTCGGGGTGCACCGCCCCGGGGAGCACGGCTCCACCTTCGGCGGCAGCCCGCTCGCCTGCGCGATCGCCCTGGAGGTGATCGCCATGGTGCGGACCGGGGAGTTCCAGCGGCGCTCGGCCACGCTGGGCGAGCTGCTCCACCGGGAGCTGGGGCTGCTCGTGGGAAGGGGAGTTGAGCGGGTGCGCGGCCGGGGGCTGTGGGCGGGGGTGGACATCCATCCGTCTCGGGGCACCGGGCGGCAGATCTCCGAGCGGCTCATGGACCGCGGAGTGCTGGTCAAGGACACCCATGGCGCCACCATCCGGATCGCCCCGCCCCTGGTGATCAGCGAGGAGGATCTGGAGTGGGCGCTGGACCAGCTCAGGGCGGTGCTGGCCGAATGA
- the glyA gene encoding serine hydroxymethyltransferase: MSLPLTHPALSAADPELASLVGSEELLQSETLRLIPSENYVSAAVLEASGTVLQNKYSEGYAGRRYYEGQQVIDQVETLAIDRAKAVFGTEHANVQPYSGSPANLAVYLAFAQPGDTVMGMSLPMGGHLTHGWGVSATGTWFRGVQYGVRRDTGAIDFDQVRELALQERPKLIFCGGTAVPRTIDFAAFAEIAREVDAVLVADIAHIAGLIAGGAHPSPVPYADVISTTTHKTLRGPRGAMLMARETHAKAIDKAVFPGLQGGPHNQTTAAIAVALHEAAQPAFRDYAHAVVANAKALAEELLARGFDLVSGGTDNHLILMDLTPKEVPGKVAAKALDQAGIVVNYNTVPYDPRKPFDPSGVRIGTPSLTSRGLSTEHMPAVADWIDRGVTAAKSGDQGALIKIRAEVSELMAAYPAPGLPTG, translated from the coding sequence ATGAGCCTGCCCCTGACCCATCCCGCCCTGTCGGCCGCCGACCCCGAACTCGCCTCCCTCGTCGGCTCCGAGGAGCTGCTGCAGTCCGAGACCCTGCGCCTGATCCCGAGCGAGAACTATGTCTCCGCCGCCGTCCTGGAAGCCTCCGGGACGGTGCTGCAGAACAAGTACAGCGAGGGCTACGCCGGCCGCCGCTACTACGAGGGCCAGCAGGTCATCGACCAGGTGGAGACCCTGGCGATCGACCGGGCCAAGGCCGTCTTCGGCACCGAGCACGCCAATGTCCAGCCCTACTCCGGCTCGCCCGCCAACCTCGCGGTCTATCTGGCCTTCGCCCAGCCCGGTGACACCGTGATGGGCATGTCACTGCCCATGGGCGGTCATCTCACCCACGGCTGGGGCGTCTCCGCCACCGGCACCTGGTTCCGCGGCGTCCAGTACGGGGTGCGCCGGGACACCGGCGCGATCGACTTCGACCAGGTGCGCGAGCTGGCCCTCCAGGAGCGGCCCAAGCTGATCTTCTGCGGTGGCACGGCGGTGCCCCGCACCATCGACTTCGCCGCCTTCGCGGAGATCGCCCGCGAGGTGGACGCGGTGCTCGTCGCCGATATCGCGCATATCGCCGGTCTGATCGCGGGCGGCGCCCATCCCTCGCCCGTTCCGTATGCCGATGTCATCTCCACCACCACTCATAAGACGCTCCGGGGCCCGCGCGGCGCCATGCTGATGGCGCGCGAGACCCATGCCAAGGCCATCGACAAGGCCGTCTTCCCCGGGCTGCAGGGCGGTCCGCACAACCAGACCACCGCCGCCATCGCGGTGGCCCTGCACGAGGCCGCCCAGCCCGCCTTCCGTGACTACGCCCATGCCGTGGTCGCCAACGCCAAGGCGCTCGCCGAGGAACTGCTCGCCCGCGGCTTCGATCTGGTCTCCGGCGGCACCGACAACCATCTGATCCTGATGGACCTGACGCCCAAGGAGGTGCCGGGCAAGGTCGCGGCCAAGGCCCTGGACCAGGCGGGGATCGTGGTGAACTACAACACCGTGCCCTACGACCCGCGCAAGCCCTTCGACCCCTCCGGCGTCCGGATCGGCACTCCCTCCCTCACCTCGCGCGGTCTGTCCACCGAGCACATGCCCGCCGTGGCCGACTGGATCGACCGCGGGGTGACCGCCGCGAAGAGCGGTGACCAGGGCGCCCTCATCAAGATCAGGGCCGAGGTGTCCGAGCTGATGGCGGCCTACCCGGCTCCCGGTCTGCCGACCGGCTGA
- the trpS gene encoding tryptophan--tRNA ligase: MALDRPRALSGIQPTAGSFHLGNYLGAIRQYVALQETHDAFYTVVDLHAITVPQDPAELRANSRLAAAQLLASGLDPDRCTLFIQSHVPEHAQLGWVMNCLTGFGEASRMTQFKDKSARHGADRATVGLFTYPILQVADILLYQANHVPVGEDQRQHIELTRDLADRFNGRFGETFTVPEAYIVKETGKIYDLQDPTIKMSKSASTPKGIVSLLDEPKVSAKKIKSAVTDLETEIRYDEEKKPGVSNLLTIYSTLTGTAIPELERRYEGKGYGALKTELSEVLVEWVTPFRERTQEYLADPATLDGILAKGAEKARAVAAETLAAAYDKVGFLPPVR; the protein is encoded by the coding sequence ATGGCCCTCGATCGTCCCCGTGCGCTCTCCGGTATCCAGCCCACCGCAGGTTCCTTCCACCTCGGCAACTACCTCGGTGCGATCCGGCAGTACGTCGCGCTGCAGGAGACCCACGACGCGTTCTACACCGTGGTCGACCTGCACGCGATCACCGTGCCGCAGGACCCGGCGGAGCTGCGCGCCAACAGCCGGCTCGCCGCCGCCCAGCTGCTCGCCTCCGGCCTGGACCCGGACCGCTGCACGCTCTTCATCCAGAGCCATGTGCCCGAGCACGCCCAGCTCGGGTGGGTGATGAACTGTCTCACCGGCTTCGGCGAGGCGTCCCGGATGACGCAGTTCAAGGACAAGTCGGCCAGGCACGGCGCCGACCGGGCCACCGTCGGCCTCTTCACCTACCCCATCCTGCAGGTCGCGGACATCCTGCTCTACCAGGCCAACCACGTCCCGGTCGGCGAGGACCAGCGCCAGCACATCGAGCTCACCCGGGATCTGGCCGACCGCTTCAACGGCCGGTTCGGCGAGACCTTCACCGTCCCCGAGGCGTACATCGTCAAGGAGACCGGGAAGATCTACGACCTCCAGGACCCGACGATCAAGATGAGCAAGTCGGCGTCCACGCCGAAGGGCATCGTCAGCCTCCTCGACGAGCCCAAGGTCTCCGCGAAGAAGATCAAGAGCGCGGTGACCGACCTCGAGACGGAGATCCGCTACGACGAGGAGAAGAAGCCGGGCGTCAGCAATCTCCTGACCATCTACTCCACCCTGACCGGCACCGCCATCCCGGAGTTGGAGCGCCGTTACGAGGGCAAGGGCTACGGCGCGCTCAAGACCGAGCTCTCCGAGGTGCTGGTCGAGTGGGTCACCCCGTTCCGCGAGCGGACCCAGGAATACCTCGCCGACCCCGCGACGTTGGACGGAATCCTGGCCAAGGGCGCCGAGAAGGCCCGAGCCGTCGCCGCCGAGACGCTGGCCGCCGCCTACGACAAGGTGGGCTTCCTGCCCCCGGTGCGCTGA
- a CDS encoding 2'-5' RNA ligase family protein, translating into MGTVTLGVSIAVPEPYGSFLQERRAGFGDPAAHGIPTHVTLLPPTEVDTSALPAVEDHLARVAAEGRPFPMRLEGTGTFRPLSPVVFVRIVEGAEECAVLQERIRVESGPCARELQFPYHPHVTIAHGIDEEAMDRAFVELKEYEAAWTITGFALYEQGEDGVWRLDREYPFGSDELPGGASPVVPRQADLSRPAAPR; encoded by the coding sequence GTGGGGACCGTAACGCTCGGCGTTTCGATCGCGGTCCCGGAGCCGTACGGCAGCTTCCTCCAGGAGCGGCGCGCGGGCTTCGGGGACCCGGCCGCCCATGGCATCCCCACTCACGTCACCCTTTTGCCGCCGACCGAGGTCGACACCTCGGCGCTGCCCGCCGTGGAGGACCATCTGGCGCGGGTCGCGGCCGAGGGGCGGCCGTTCCCGATGCGGCTGGAGGGCACCGGCACCTTCCGGCCGCTCTCGCCGGTCGTCTTCGTCAGGATCGTCGAGGGCGCGGAGGAGTGCGCGGTGCTGCAGGAGCGGATCCGGGTGGAGTCCGGGCCGTGCGCGCGGGAGCTGCAGTTCCCGTACCACCCGCATGTCACGATCGCCCACGGCATCGACGAGGAGGCGATGGACCGGGCGTTCGTCGAGCTCAAGGAGTACGAGGCCGCCTGGACGATCACCGGCTTCGCGCTGTACGAGCAGGGGGAGGACGGGGTCTGGCGGCTGGACCGCGAATACCCGTTCGGGTCGGACGAACTGCCGGGCGGTGCCTCGCCCGTGGTGCCGCGTCAGGCTGATCTCTCGCGTCCGGCGGCGCCACGGTAG
- a CDS encoding SDR family NAD(P)-dependent oxidoreductase, which produces MKDVIGSPQSVLVLGGTSEIALATVRRLISRRARTVWLAGRPSPALESAARQLRDLGADTLTVSFDALAPEAHEVTLGKVFAEGDIDLVLLTFGVLGVQPRDETDPPAAVRVAQTNYTGAVSSALICANAMRRQGHGSLVVLSSAAAGRVRRTDFIHASAKAGLDAFAQGLGEALRGTGVHVMVVRPGFVRTKLTAGLRPAPLATTPQAVAEAIEEGLRRRAAIIWTPAALRLTTAARHLLPRRPQ; this is translated from the coding sequence ATGAAGGACGTGATCGGTTCCCCGCAGTCGGTGCTCGTCCTGGGCGGCACGTCCGAGATCGCCCTGGCGACCGTCCGCCGCCTGATCAGCCGTCGCGCCCGTACGGTCTGGCTGGCCGGCCGCCCCTCCCCCGCCCTGGAGTCGGCCGCCCGGCAGCTGCGGGACCTCGGTGCCGACACCCTTACGGTGTCCTTCGACGCGCTCGCCCCCGAGGCCCACGAGGTGACCCTGGGCAAGGTCTTCGCCGAGGGCGACATCGACCTGGTGCTGCTGACCTTCGGCGTCCTGGGCGTCCAGCCGCGGGACGAGACCGATCCCCCGGCGGCGGTCCGCGTCGCCCAGACCAACTACACCGGCGCCGTCTCCTCGGCCCTGATCTGCGCCAACGCCATGCGCCGCCAGGGCCACGGCTCGCTGGTGGTGCTCTCCTCGGCCGCCGCGGGACGGGTCCGCCGCACCGACTTCATCCACGCCTCCGCCAAGGCCGGGCTCGACGCGTTCGCGCAGGGGCTGGGCGAGGCGCTGCGCGGCACGGGCGTCCATGTGATGGTCGTCCGACCCGGCTTCGTCCGTACGAAGCTCACGGCCGGGCTGCGCCCCGCACCGCTGGCCACCACGCCCCAGGCGGTCGCCGAGGCCATCGAGGAGGGCCTGCGCCGGCGCGCCGCGATCATCTGGACACCGGCCGCACTACGACTGACGACGGCGGCCCGCCACCTGCTCCCCCGGCGGCCCCAGTAG
- a CDS encoding YihY/virulence factor BrkB family protein produces MESLTRLPVVGPAMAWLMRTHAWRTYERLDRVHWTRLAAAITFTSFIAFFPLIAVGAAIGAATLSQSQMAQLQKKIAQQIPGISGQLDLGGLVQNAATIGVVAGALLLFTGISWVGSLRESLRAVWELEEDPGNPLVRKVKDAFVLIGLGGVALVSFAVSALAATAVGRIVRLIGIPENGIGGWLLRIAAFAIAVCADLVLLSYVLTWLPGVQPPRRTVVIAALIGAIGFELLKVLLSSYLKDVAAKSMYGAFGVPIALLLWMNFTAKLTLYCSAWTATPPAAQAEHEAEWAAEADMAQPSEADMAEPSEADEAEPSEPDKAEPDRARPSEPEVGKHRARGPEGPQAAA; encoded by the coding sequence ATGGAATCGTTGACCCGGCTGCCTGTCGTCGGCCCCGCGATGGCCTGGCTGATGCGCACCCATGCCTGGCGTACCTACGAGCGGCTGGACCGCGTCCACTGGACCCGGCTCGCCGCCGCGATCACGTTCACCAGCTTCATCGCCTTCTTCCCGCTCATCGCCGTCGGCGCGGCCATCGGCGCGGCGACGCTCAGCCAATCGCAGATGGCCCAGTTGCAGAAGAAGATCGCCCAGCAGATCCCGGGCATCTCCGGCCAGCTCGACCTGGGCGGACTCGTCCAGAACGCCGCCACGATCGGAGTCGTCGCGGGCGCCCTGCTGCTGTTCACCGGCATCAGCTGGGTGGGCTCGCTGCGCGAGTCCCTGCGCGCCGTATGGGAGCTGGAGGAGGACCCCGGCAACCCGCTGGTGCGCAAGGTCAAGGACGCCTTCGTGCTGATCGGGCTGGGCGGTGTGGCGCTCGTGTCGTTCGCCGTGTCCGCCCTGGCCGCCACCGCCGTGGGCCGGATCGTCCGGCTCATCGGCATCCCCGAGAACGGGATCGGGGGCTGGCTGCTGCGGATCGCCGCGTTCGCCATCGCCGTCTGCGCCGACCTCGTGCTGCTGAGCTACGTCCTGACCTGGCTGCCCGGTGTGCAGCCGCCGCGCCGTACGGTCGTGATCGCCGCGCTCATCGGCGCGATCGGCTTCGAACTGCTCAAGGTGCTGCTCAGCAGCTATCTGAAGGACGTGGCGGCCAAGAGCATGTACGGGGCGTTCGGGGTGCCCATCGCCTTGTTGCTGTGGATGAACTTCACCGCGAAACTCACGCTGTACTGCTCCGCCTGGACCGCCACCCCGCCCGCCGCCCAGGCCGAGCACGAGGCCGAATGGGCGGCCGAGGCGGACATGGCCCAGCCGTCCGAGGCGGACATGGCCGAGCCGTCCGAGGCGGACGAGGCCGAGCCGTCCGAGCCGGACAAGGCCGAGCCGGACCGCGCCCGGCCGTCCGAGCCGGAGGTCGGAAAGCACCGCGCCCGCGGGCCCGAAGGCCCGCAGGCGGCGGCGTGA
- a CDS encoding D-alanyl-D-alanine carboxypeptidase, with protein sequence MGTAPDTSTRGSAVNTSALLSLSSATPGTFTSVPTPSFTSTHVRDRTRKSTGKSVRQSSRRTPARRAAAPLAATAAALLLCGPLAAAPAHAADQPGGATDAVKPPAHMSTVGGKRLGRPGTQVDPKAGAPALPRELSGKSWLVADAESGDVLASHNAHWQLPPASTLKMLFADTLLPKMPKTKTHKVQLSDLEGMGEGSSLVGVKENYTYSVHDLWLGVFLRSGNDAVHVLSAMNGGVPATVREMQAHAKHLNARDTHVVTPDGYDEKGQVSSAYDLTLFARSGLQKADFREYCSTATAQFPGTFEKGKKKRSSFGIQNTNRLLTGFGVEPYKGIAGVKNGNTTNAGATFTGVAQRGSRVLLVTVMNPQEKEANEVYKETARLFDWGFKAAGSVNPVGTLVRPGAPGASHPSAGGEDGHKHAQASVSTDDEGSGGAWTAVGIAGGSLALLGAVAFGVHRRWPLPELVRRRSRD encoded by the coding sequence ATGGGCACGGCCCCGGATACCTCCACGCGGGGGTCTGCCGTCAATACGTCGGCGCTGCTGTCGCTCTCCTCAGCGACGCCAGGTACGTTCACCTCCGTGCCCACACCTTCCTTCACCAGCACTCACGTCCGAGACCGCACCCGTAAGAGCACCGGCAAGAGCGTCCGCCAGAGCAGTCGCCGTACCCCCGCCCGCCGCGCCGCCGCGCCGCTGGCCGCCACCGCCGCCGCCCTCCTGCTGTGCGGGCCGCTCGCCGCCGCCCCGGCGCACGCCGCCGACCAGCCGGGTGGCGCCACCGACGCGGTCAAGCCGCCCGCCCATATGTCCACGGTGGGCGGGAAGCGGCTCGGCCGCCCCGGGACCCAGGTGGACCCCAAGGCGGGCGCCCCCGCGCTGCCCAGGGAGCTCAGCGGAAAGTCCTGGCTGGTGGCCGACGCCGAGTCCGGTGATGTGCTCGCCTCGCACAACGCCCACTGGCAGCTGCCGCCCGCGTCCACGCTGAAGATGCTGTTCGCGGACACCCTGCTGCCGAAGATGCCGAAGACGAAGACCCACAAGGTGCAGCTGTCCGACCTGGAGGGGATGGGCGAGGGCAGCAGCCTGGTCGGGGTCAAGGAGAACTACACCTACTCGGTCCACGACCTGTGGCTCGGCGTCTTCCTGCGCTCGGGCAACGACGCGGTGCATGTGCTGTCGGCCATGAACGGCGGTGTCCCGGCGACCGTAAGGGAGATGCAGGCACACGCGAAGCATCTGAACGCGCGCGACACCCATGTCGTCACACCGGACGGCTACGACGAGAAGGGCCAGGTCAGCAGCGCGTACGACCTGACCCTCTTCGCCCGCTCGGGGCTGCAGAAGGCGGACTTCCGGGAGTACTGCTCGACGGCGACGGCGCAGTTCCCCGGCACGTTCGAAAAGGGCAAGAAGAAGCGCTCCAGCTTCGGCATCCAGAACACCAACCGGCTGCTGACCGGCTTCGGCGTCGAGCCCTACAAGGGCATCGCCGGGGTCAAGAACGGCAACACCACGAACGCGGGCGCCACCTTCACCGGGGTCGCCCAGCGCGGAAGCCGGGTGCTGCTGGTCACGGTCATGAATCCGCAGGAGAAGGAGGCGAACGAGGTCTACAAGGAGACCGCGAGGCTCTTCGACTGGGGCTTCAAGGCGGCGGGCTCGGTGAACCCGGTCGGCACCCTCGTCCGGCCGGGCGCGCCGGGCGCGAGCCACCCCTCGGCCGGCGGCGAGGACGGCCACAAGCACGCCCAGGCGTCCGTCTCCACGGACGACGAGGGCTCCGGCGGGGCCTGGACCGCGGTGGGCATCGCGGGCGGCTCCCTGGCGCTGCTGGGCGCGGTGGCCTTCGGGGTGCACCGCCGCTGGCCGCTGCCGGAGCTGGTGCGGCGCCGCTCGCGCGACTGA
- a CDS encoding SCO4848 family membrane protein, translating to MKLSRPVSWFLLAFGVWSWVIWFTFVKNLWKDASGLAFDDSGDPTTYFWVHLLLAITSFLLGTAIGVIGLRGVRALRRNDASE from the coding sequence ATGAAGCTCAGCCGCCCCGTGTCCTGGTTCCTGCTCGCCTTCGGGGTCTGGAGCTGGGTCATCTGGTTCACCTTTGTCAAAAATTTGTGGAAGGACGCCAGCGGACTCGCCTTCGACGACTCCGGCGACCCCACCACGTACTTTTGGGTGCATCTGCTGCTCGCGATCACCTCGTTTCTCTTGGGGACGGCGATCGGGGTGATCGGGTTGCGTGGGGTGCGCGCTCTGCGTCGAAACGACGCCTCCGAGTAG
- a CDS encoding metallophosphoesterase, translating into MVVLYVLIALVVVGLLTGVHWYLWRRLVGDTTSRGGWARRAGTAAAFVLPLMSVGAVISGRAGAPFPLQRVLAWPGYLWLALLLYLTLALLVGEAVRPLLGAWLGRRKPAEPADVRSAEGPAAGAEVAAAAGRTVDDGSAVTAVAPASSAVRTDGCEGTAADAPAAVAVEPATDETAQGVAAESAARTAETAETAAKAAATDRPAGPPPAASRRLFVARAVAVGATAVAAGTVGYGTYTVLRGPRVKRITVPLAKLPRRAHGFRIAVVSDIHLGPILGRAHTQRVVEAVNRTNPDLIAVVGDLVDGSVADLGPAAEPLRALRARHGSYFVTGNHEYYSGADAWVDHVRELGLRPLENERTELPGFDLAGVNDVAGESEGRGPDFGKALGDRDRSRASVLLAHQPVVIHDAVKAGVDLQLSGHTHGGQLWPGTYVAELANPTAAGLERYGDTQLYVTRGAGAWGPPVRVGAPPDVTVVELASTRT; encoded by the coding sequence ATGGTCGTGCTCTACGTCCTGATCGCGCTGGTCGTCGTCGGTCTGCTGACCGGCGTCCACTGGTATCTGTGGCGGCGGCTCGTCGGCGACACGACGTCGCGCGGGGGGTGGGCGCGCCGTGCGGGCACGGCGGCGGCCTTCGTGCTGCCGCTGATGAGCGTCGGCGCGGTGATCTCGGGCCGCGCGGGCGCGCCCTTCCCGCTCCAGCGCGTCCTGGCCTGGCCGGGCTACCTCTGGCTCGCCCTGCTCCTGTACCTGACGCTGGCCCTGCTCGTGGGCGAGGCGGTACGGCCGCTGCTGGGCGCTTGGCTGGGCCGTCGCAAGCCCGCCGAACCCGCTGATGTGCGGTCGGCCGAGGGCCCCGCGGCGGGCGCGGAGGTGGCTGCCGCCGCCGGGCGGACAGTGGACGACGGTTCGGCGGTGACCGCCGTCGCCCCCGCTTCGTCGGCTGTCCGCACGGATGGCTGCGAGGGCACGGCCGCCGACGCCCCCGCGGCCGTGGCGGTTGAGCCGGCAACGGATGAGACTGCTCAGGGCGTCGCCGCCGAGTCCGCCGCGCGGACGGCTGAGACCGCTGAGACGGCTGCCAAGGCGGCCGCCACGGACCGCCCCGCGGGCCCGCCGCCCGCCGCCTCCCGGCGGCTGTTCGTCGCCCGGGCCGTGGCCGTCGGGGCCACCGCCGTGGCCGCCGGAACGGTGGGGTACGGCACGTACACCGTGCTGCGCGGGCCGCGGGTCAAGAGGATCACCGTGCCGCTCGCCAAGCTGCCGCGCCGGGCGCACGGCTTCCGGATCGCCGTGGTCAGCGATATCCACCTCGGGCCGATCCTGGGCCGCGCCCACACCCAGCGGGTCGTCGAGGCGGTCAACCGCACCAATCCCGACCTCATCGCCGTCGTCGGCGACCTCGTGGACGGCAGTGTCGCGGACCTCGGCCCGGCCGCCGAGCCGCTGCGGGCGCTGCGCGCCCGCCACGGCAGCTACTTCGTCACCGGCAACCACGAGTACTACTCGGGCGCCGACGCGTGGGTGGACCATGTGCGCGAGCTGGGCCTGCGTCCTCTGGAGAACGAGCGCACCGAGCTGCCCGGCTTCGACCTCGCCGGGGTGAACGACGTCGCGGGCGAGAGCGAGGGCCGGGGCCCCGACTTTGGCAAGGCGCTCGGCGACCGCGACCGCTCGCGCGCCTCCGTGCTGCTCGCCCATCAGCCGGTGGTGATCCACGACGCGGTGAAGGCGGGCGTCGATCTCCAGCTGTCCGGCCACACCCATGGCGGTCAGCTGTGGCCCGGCACCTATGTGGCCGAGCTGGCCAACCCCACCGCCGCCGGTCTCGAGCGGTACGGCGACACCCAGCTCTATGTGACCCGCGGCGCGGGCGCCTGGGGCCCGCCGGTACGGGTCGGGGCGCCACCGGACGTCACCGTGGTGGAGCTGGCCTCGACCCGTACCTGA
- a CDS encoding VanZ family protein, which produces MATAYLLPIKTAAALFPLLALVLLLPTAVLLYRRHGVMSPGRTLSLYGFLYYLLTAYCMTIVPLPKQTGDMCERFAPVAHPQWMPGNTFGDIWKEAHHKVGLNSLVLQNPAVAGTLFNLLLLLPLGVFLRYHFGRSLRATAVIGFVVAMSFELTQWTGVWGLYNCPYRLFDVDDLIVNTSGAMIGWLLAGPVARMLPALEALDGRALAARPVPFGRRLTALVVDVAGYVVASVFAAAVMTYQGGAAPSWIPVGIFAAWFILLPLATGATPGKRLLLLKLVADDGGPLVPWRLTLRALLLGALVMPFLSGLFLAMLTLLHEPWPSGLFATVRDSGAQGAAAVLTALSPVQLLAVMAGFTLTATCVRKTLRHPDRLAPHDRISGIRNASLPHRRAKRADAQGGGVRVAGQGIDRSEPVAVAVARAADDGSPAGDLDRPLVSKGPAGSAGSTGSPEIQRSAADSR; this is translated from the coding sequence ATGGCCACCGCCTACCTTCTGCCGATCAAGACGGCCGCAGCCCTCTTCCCGCTGCTCGCACTCGTGTTATTGCTGCCGACAGCCGTCCTCCTCTACCGCCGGCACGGCGTGATGTCCCCGGGGCGGACGCTGTCGCTCTACGGCTTCCTCTACTACCTGCTCACCGCCTACTGCATGACGATCGTGCCGCTGCCGAAGCAGACGGGCGACATGTGCGAGCGGTTCGCGCCCGTGGCCCATCCGCAGTGGATGCCCGGGAACACCTTCGGCGACATCTGGAAAGAGGCCCACCACAAGGTCGGGCTCAACTCCCTCGTCCTCCAGAACCCCGCCGTCGCCGGGACCCTCTTCAATCTGCTGCTGCTTCTGCCGCTCGGCGTCTTCCTGCGCTACCACTTCGGGCGCTCGCTGCGCGCCACCGCCGTGATCGGCTTCGTGGTCGCCATGTCCTTCGAGCTGACGCAGTGGACCGGGGTGTGGGGTCTCTACAACTGCCCGTACCGCCTCTTCGACGTGGACGACCTGATCGTCAACACCTCGGGAGCGATGATCGGTTGGCTGCTGGCCGGGCCGGTCGCGCGGATGCTGCCGGCGCTGGAGGCGCTGGACGGGCGGGCGCTGGCGGCACGTCCGGTGCCGTTCGGGCGGCGGCTGACGGCGCTGGTCGTGGATGTGGCCGGATATGTCGTCGCATCGGTGTTTGCCGCGGCCGTGATGACCTATCAGGGCGGCGCGGCTCCCTCATGGATACCGGTAGGAATCTTCGCGGCCTGGTTCATCCTCCTGCCGCTGGCGACCGGCGCTACCCCCGGAAAGCGGCTGTTGCTGCTGAAGCTGGTGGCGGACGACGGTGGCCCGCTGGTGCCCTGGCGGCTGACCCTGCGCGCGCTGCTGCTCGGGGCGCTGGTGATGCCGTTCCTGTCAGGGCTGTTCCTGGCCATGCTGACGCTGCTGCACGAGCCGTGGCCGTCCGGTCTGTTCGCCACCGTCCGCGACTCGGGCGCCCAGGGCGCGGCGGCGGTCCTTACGGCGCTCAGCCCCGTCCAACTGCTCGCGGTGATGGCCGGGTTCACGCTGACCGCCACCTGCGTACGCAAGACGCTGCGTCACCCGGACCGGCTGGCCCCGCACGACCGTATCTCGGGCATACGCAACGCCTCGCTGCCGCACCGCCGCGCCAAGCGGGCCGACGCGCAGGGCGGTGGCGTACGAGTTGCCGGGCAGGGCATCGACCGGTCGGAGCCGGTCGCGGTGGCGGTGGCGCGGGCGGCCGACGACGGCTCACCGGCGGGGGACCTCGACCGTCCGCTGGTCAGCAAGGGTCCCGCCGGTTCCGCCGGTTCCACCGGCTCGCCGGAGATTCAGCGGTCCGCCGCCGACTCCCGCTGA